The Thomasclavelia ramosa DSM 1402 genome includes a region encoding these proteins:
- a CDS encoding histidine phosphatase family protein — MVKKLYLMRHGQTLFNLQNKIQGWCDSPLTELGQYQAKVAGQYFKDHQITFDHAYCSTSERCSDTLELVTDMPYTRLKGLKENFYGQLEGESERLNCHLTPKDCETFYLQYGGESSNTVRDRMMQTLTNIMERDDHFNVLAVSHSGACFNFLRAIQDPTEELNKGFGNCCIFVYQFNDGVFKLEEVIRHKYN, encoded by the coding sequence ATGGTGAAAAAATTATATTTAATGCGTCATGGACAAACACTATTTAATCTTCAAAATAAAATTCAAGGCTGGTGTGATTCGCCATTAACAGAGTTGGGGCAGTATCAAGCTAAAGTAGCCGGACAATATTTTAAAGATCATCAAATTACTTTTGATCATGCCTATTGTTCTACTAGTGAGAGATGTAGTGATACCTTAGAATTAGTTACAGATATGCCGTATACGCGTTTAAAAGGGTTAAAAGAAAATTTTTATGGTCAATTAGAAGGTGAGAGTGAAAGGTTAAATTGTCACTTGACACCAAAGGATTGCGAAACTTTCTATTTACAATATGGTGGAGAGTCTTCAAATACAGTTAGAGATCGAATGATGCAGACATTGACAAATATTATGGAACGAGATGATCATTTTAATGTTTTAGCTGTTAGCCATAGTGGAGCTTGCTTTAACTTTTTAAGAGCAATTCAAGATCCAACTGAAGAATTAAATAAAGGGTTTGGAAATTGCTGTATTTTTGTTTATCAATTTAATGATGGAGTATTTAAGTTGGAAGAAGTAATTAGACACAAATATAATTAA
- a CDS encoding aldo/keto reductase, whose product MEYVKLGNTGLEVSKICLGCMSFGDPQRWIHSWVLNETDSRKIIKKALDLGINFFDTANVYGLGASEEILGRALQEYAKREEIVIATKVSGQMHEGPNGKGLSRKAILHEVEQCLKRLGTDYIDLLYIHRWDYNTPIEETMCALNDLVRAGKVHYLGASSMYAWQFQKAQYLAEKNGWTKFSVMQGHYNLLYREEEREMIPLCKDMKVALVPYSPLAAGRLTRDWNSDSKRAQEDLVAKRKYDSTVDTDRKIVERVAEIADKYQVTKSQVAVAWLWAKGVTAPIVGITKEKYLDDFAGALTVKLTQEDIEYLEECYQPHVIMGHN is encoded by the coding sequence ATGGAATATGTAAAATTAGGAAATACAGGTTTAGAAGTATCTAAAATATGTTTAGGTTGTATGAGTTTCGGGGATCCTCAACGTTGGATCCATAGTTGGGTACTGAATGAAACTGATTCTCGTAAGATTATAAAAAAAGCATTAGATTTAGGAATCAATTTTTTTGATACTGCTAATGTTTATGGATTAGGGGCCAGTGAAGAAATTTTAGGACGAGCGCTTCAGGAGTATGCTAAACGGGAAGAAATTGTAATCGCTACAAAAGTAAGCGGTCAAATGCATGAAGGACCAAATGGGAAAGGATTATCGCGAAAAGCAATTTTGCATGAAGTTGAACAATGTTTAAAAAGATTGGGAACCGATTATATTGATTTACTTTATATTCATCGCTGGGATTATAATACTCCAATTGAAGAAACGATGTGTGCTCTAAATGATTTGGTTAGAGCAGGAAAGGTTCATTATTTAGGTGCTTCATCGATGTATGCCTGGCAATTTCAAAAAGCACAGTATCTTGCAGAAAAAAATGGATGGACTAAATTTTCTGTAATGCAGGGTCATTATAATTTATTATATCGTGAAGAAGAGCGAGAAATGATTCCTTTATGCAAAGATATGAAAGTAGCTTTGGTGCCTTATAGTCCACTAGCGGCAGGACGATTAACTCGTGATTGGAATTCAGATTCAAAAAGAGCTCAAGAAGATTTGGTTGCAAAACGAAAATATGATAGTACTGTAGATACAGATCGAAAAATTGTTGAAAGAGTTGCTGAAATTGCAGATAAATATCAAGTCACTAAATCTCAAGTTGCTGTTGCATGGTTATGGGCTAAAGGCGTGACTGCACCAATTGTAGGGATTACAAAAGAAAAATATTTAGACGATTTTGCGGGTGCTTTAACAGTTAAACTAACACAAGAAGATATAGAATATTTAGAAGAATGCTATCAGCCTCATGTAATTATGGGACATAATTAG
- a CDS encoding cupin domain-containing protein — translation MNREESLGPSAVFELGEPNDAYAKYFIGQSYLKHLTTEGVGVVNVTFEPGCRNNWHIHHKGGQILIVTGGKGYYQEWGKPVQCLKPGDIVNIPPEIKHWHGAVKDSWFSHLAVEVPAKDASNEWCEPVTDEEYEKL, via the coding sequence ATGAATCGTGAAGAAAGTTTAGGACCATCTGCAGTATTTGAATTAGGAGAACCTAATGATGCGTATGCAAAATATTTTATTGGTCAAAGTTATTTGAAACATCTAACAACAGAAGGAGTTGGTGTTGTCAATGTCACATTTGAACCCGGTTGTCGTAATAATTGGCATATTCATCATAAAGGTGGTCAAATCTTAATCGTTACTGGTGGAAAAGGTTATTATCAAGAGTGGGGAAAACCAGTACAATGTTTAAAACCAGGTGATATTGTAAATATTCCACCTGAGATAAAACATTGGCATGGAGCAGTAAAGGATAGCTGGTTTAGTCATTTAGCTGTTGAAGTGCCGGCTAAGGATGCTTCTAATGAGTGGTGTGAACCAGTTACAGATGAAGAATATGAAAAATTATAA
- a CDS encoding carboxymuconolactone decarboxylase family protein, producing the protein MNKKAEQLFSDLNDGKDFLVKDPELREIMINYLYGDVYHHGNLDFKLRELILIVVNTTNHTLKALKEHVTSGLSVGVTPVEIKEAVYQCTPYIGLGKVEEALEIVNLVFEEKNISLPLLPQATVQGDNRFEKGFAVQSAAFGQEHIQAGHDHAPKELKHIQNYLSEYCFGDFYTRNGLDLPTRELITMVMLATLGGCENQLRAHVGANLTVGNNRDTLIETITQCQPYIGFPRTLNAIAIINEITKK; encoded by the coding sequence ATGAATAAGAAAGCAGAACAGTTATTTAGTGATTTAAATGATGGAAAGGATTTTTTAGTAAAGGATCCAGAACTTCGGGAAATTATGATTAATTATCTTTATGGGGATGTCTATCACCATGGTAACCTTGATTTTAAATTAAGAGAGCTTATTTTAATTGTCGTTAATACTACCAATCATACTTTAAAGGCTTTAAAGGAACATGTGACAAGTGGCTTGAGTGTCGGAGTAACACCTGTAGAAATTAAAGAAGCAGTATATCAATGCACTCCCTATATAGGATTAGGCAAAGTAGAAGAAGCATTAGAAATAGTTAATCTTGTTTTTGAAGAGAAAAATATTAGTTTACCACTATTACCACAAGCAACGGTACAAGGTGATAATAGATTTGAAAAGGGATTTGCAGTTCAAAGTGCTGCATTTGGACAAGAGCATATTCAAGCAGGTCACGACCATGCTCCAAAGGAATTAAAGCACATTCAAAATTATTTATCTGAATACTGTTTTGGAGATTTTTATACAAGAAATGGTTTGGATTTACCAACAAGAGAATTGATTACAATGGTGATGTTAGCTACTTTAGGAGGTTGTGAGAATCAATTGCGAGCTCATGTTGGGGCAAATCTAACAGTTGGAAATAATCGTGATACTTTAATTGAAACAATCACTCAATGTCAACCGTATATAGGATTTCCAAGAACATTAAATGCAATTGCAATTATTAATGAAATAACTAAGAAATAA
- a CDS encoding MFS transporter: MVSKSSKHWLVLIVCCGLAASSIGVSINSSGVFYTPVSTSLGIMRGTFSMHMTIFSLTTAIGALFIPRIMNKVSYKLLLTISVVIAVVATGLMAVTKSIPGFYLLGAIRGLSTGMFSIVPLTIIINNWFEKSHGLATSIVFGFSGLAGSICSPILSSFIENFGWQTGYLIKAAIILGLCLPAVLYPFHLDPQKDGCLPYGHVEQPQDMVTQVSNSFSFTTVAFISFFVFGLLCSCITSVTQHLPGYGQSLGYSAALGAMLLSSGMVGNIISKLIIGVLSDHLGAIKATVTMIIANTVGIILLMWGSTAWLLIIGAFLFGSCYSIGAVALPLLTKYFFGIDNYARVFPKISFASNLGAAISLSMVGYIYDFFGSYLYAFIIALAMIAVCVITLTLTAKTKE; the protein is encoded by the coding sequence ATGGTGAGCAAAAGTAGTAAACATTGGTTAGTTTTAATTGTATGTTGTGGTTTAGCGGCATCTTCAATAGGGGTTTCAATTAATTCGTCAGGTGTCTTTTATACACCTGTTTCAACTAGTCTTGGAATTATGCGTGGAACATTTTCTATGCATATGACTATCTTTTCATTAACAACAGCAATTGGGGCTTTATTCATACCTAGAATTATGAATAAAGTATCTTACAAACTATTACTGACAATTAGTGTTGTAATAGCAGTAGTTGCTACAGGATTGATGGCAGTAACTAAATCAATTCCGGGATTTTATCTGCTGGGAGCTATCAGAGGACTTAGTACAGGTATGTTTTCAATTGTTCCCTTAACAATAATTATTAATAATTGGTTTGAAAAAAGTCATGGTTTGGCTACTAGTATTGTCTTTGGATTCAGTGGTTTAGCAGGATCGATTTGTTCACCGATTTTATCAAGCTTTATTGAAAATTTTGGATGGCAAACTGGTTATTTAATCAAAGCTGCAATTATATTAGGATTATGTTTGCCCGCTGTCTTATATCCATTTCACCTTGATCCACAAAAAGATGGTTGTTTACCTTATGGACATGTGGAGCAGCCACAAGATATGGTGACACAAGTGTCAAATTCATTTAGCTTTACAACAGTTGCATTTATTAGTTTCTTTGTCTTCGGATTATTATGTAGTTGTATTACTAGTGTTACTCAGCATTTACCTGGATATGGTCAATCATTGGGCTATAGTGCTGCATTAGGAGCAATGCTTTTGTCATCGGGAATGGTAGGAAATATTATTTCCAAATTGATTATTGGAGTTTTAAGTGATCATTTAGGGGCAATTAAAGCAACTGTTACAATGATCATAGCTAATACTGTAGGAATTATTTTATTAATGTGGGGTTCAACAGCGTGGCTATTAATTATTGGAGCATTTTTGTTTGGTTCATGTTATTCAATTGGAGCAGTGGCATTGCCTTTATTAACCAAATACTTCTTTGGAATAGATAATTATGCAAGAGTTTTCCCAAAGATTTCTTTTGCTTCTAATTTAGGAGCAGCAATTTCTTTATCTATGGTAGGGTATATATATGATTTCTTTGGCTCTTATTTATATGCATTTATCATTGCTCTAGCAATGATTGCAGTTTGTGTAATTACTTTAACATTAACTGCCAAAACAAAAGAATAG
- a CDS encoding MerR family transcriptional regulator, whose amino-acid sequence MRIKEVSKRFNVSITALRYYEKVGLFEDVNRVNGIREYEDKDIERLSLILTLKNIGLSNETILKYIELNEQGAHTKKQQIQVLKLERQKLLDSIHNQQKNIDSLDYLIYQLKDKEKIKHGEQK is encoded by the coding sequence TTGAGAATAAAAGAGGTAAGTAAGAGATTTAATGTTTCAATAACAGCTTTACGATACTATGAAAAAGTTGGTCTATTTGAAGATGTTAACCGTGTTAATGGTATTAGAGAATATGAAGATAAAGATATTGAAAGATTAAGTTTAATATTAACATTGAAAAATATTGGCTTGAGCAATGAAACTATTTTGAAATATATCGAATTAAATGAACAAGGGGCACATACGAAGAAACAGCAAATTCAGGTTTTGAAGTTAGAACGTCAAAAGCTATTAGATAGTATTCATAATCAACAGAAAAATATAGATTCTTTGGATTATTTGATTTACCAGTTAAAAGATAAGGAGAAGATAAAACATGGTGAGCAAAAGTAG
- a CDS encoding MBL fold metallo-hydrolase → MTKQAVAPRTIFMTEKDFQPIDETRIYWLSSAGVMINSHGTTLMIDPLLEGFDLPLLVEMPILPKDVPSLDGVLITHCDNDHFSRLTCKNLAPVTKSFHGPHYLAELFAEEDLKGNGYDIGESFEIGNMKIKLTPADHAWQNESSKYSKIRKYQFEDYCGYWIDTPDGTIWMVGDSRLLQEHLQMPEPDVMLFDFSDNSWHIGLDNAIKLANTYPNTELILIHWGTVDAPEMNAFNGDPKSLNGRVVNPERIRVVAPGEAFVLKK, encoded by the coding sequence ATGACAAAACAAGCTGTTGCACCACGAACAATTTTTATGACGGAAAAGGATTTTCAGCCCATTGATGAAACTAGAATTTATTGGTTATCAAGCGCTGGTGTGATGATCAATAGTCACGGTACTACTTTGATGATTGATCCATTATTAGAAGGATTTGATCTACCTTTATTAGTTGAAATGCCAATTTTACCTAAAGATGTACCTAGTTTAGATGGAGTATTGATTACACATTGCGATAATGATCATTTTAGTCGATTAACCTGTAAAAATTTAGCTCCAGTGACTAAATCATTTCATGGTCCTCATTATTTAGCAGAATTATTCGCAGAAGAAGATTTAAAAGGAAATGGATATGATATTGGTGAATCATTTGAAATTGGAAACATGAAAATAAAATTAACTCCTGCTGATCATGCTTGGCAAAATGAAAGTAGTAAGTATAGTAAAATTCGTAAATATCAGTTTGAAGATTATTGCGGTTATTGGATTGATACACCTGATGGGACGATTTGGATGGTTGGAGATTCGAGACTTTTACAAGAACATCTGCAAATGCCAGAACCAGATGTTATGTTATTTGATTTTTCAGATAATTCTTGGCATATCGGCTTAGATAATGCGATTAAATTGGCCAATACATATCCTAATACAGAATTAATTTTAATTCATTGGGGAACTGTTGATGCTCCGGAAATGAATGCATTTAATGGTGATCCTAAGTCTTTGAATGGACGTGTTGTTAATCCAGAAAGGATTAGAGTTGTAGCTCCAGGGGAAGCTTTTGTATTAAAAAAATAA
- a CDS encoding LysR family transcriptional regulator, with protein MELRVLKYFLAVAREENITKAAEFLHITQPTLSRQLMQLEEELNAQLFIRGKNRIVLTDEGMLLRRRAEEIVDLANKTEKEFLEQDNLVTGEIFIGGGETNAMHILARIIKEFKEEYPQIKYQFYSGNADDIKERLDKGLIDIGLLTEPVDIEKYEFVRLEQKEVWGILAPKDSKLAAKEYATPQDLLKLPLLSTRRTIVQNEIANWFGQDYEQLDIIATYNLIYNAAIMVEEGIGYAICLEKLVNINDETKIRFIPFYPPLLTGTVIVWKKHQIFSPATARFIEKIKHSLKA; from the coding sequence ATGGAATTAAGAGTACTTAAGTATTTTTTAGCGGTAGCACGTGAAGAAAATATCACAAAAGCCGCTGAGTTTTTACATATAACTCAACCAACCTTATCAAGACAACTGATGCAGCTTGAAGAGGAGTTAAACGCGCAATTATTTATCCGAGGAAAAAATCGAATTGTTTTAACAGATGAAGGAATGCTGCTTCGAAGAAGAGCTGAGGAAATTGTAGATCTAGCTAATAAAACGGAAAAAGAATTTTTAGAACAAGATAATCTAGTTACAGGAGAAATTTTTATTGGTGGTGGGGAAACAAATGCTATGCATATTCTTGCTAGAATAATCAAAGAATTTAAAGAAGAATATCCTCAAATCAAATATCAATTTTATAGTGGGAATGCTGATGATATTAAAGAGCGTTTAGATAAAGGATTGATTGATATTGGTTTGCTGACTGAACCAGTTGATATTGAAAAGTATGAGTTTGTACGCTTAGAGCAAAAGGAAGTTTGGGGTATTTTAGCACCTAAAGATAGTAAACTTGCAGCTAAGGAATATGCAACACCACAAGATTTATTAAAATTGCCATTATTAAGTACTCGAAGAACAATCGTTCAAAATGAAATAGCTAATTGGTTTGGGCAAGATTATGAGCAATTAGATATTATTGCGACATACAATCTTATTTATAATGCTGCAATTATGGTAGAAGAGGGGATTGGGTATGCGATTTGTTTAGAAAAGTTAGTCAATATTAATGATGAAACAAAAATTCGCTTTATTCCATTTTATCCTCCATTGTTAACTGGAACAGTAATCGTATGGAAAAAGCATCAAATTTTTTCACCTGCTACAGCGCGATTTATTGAAAAAATAAAGCATTCTCTAAAAGCATGA
- a CDS encoding MalY/PatB family protein, producing the protein MKNQFSKLTNRWNSGSLKWEIKENELPMWVADMDFETAPEIIEALKQRVEHGIFGYNIVPDEFFESIQTWWLKRHNYYLEKEWMLFCTGVVPAISSLVRKMTSVGENILIQAPVYNIFYNSILNNGRHIISSDLIFDGKEYYIDFVDLEMKLADPQTTMMILCNPHNPIGKIWDIESLERIGEMCAKYNVLVISDEIHCDLTAPNKNYIPFASVSKVNQMNSITCIAPTKAFNLAGLQTACIVVANPQLRHKVNRGINTDEVAEPNSFAITATVAAFTKGAVWLDELREYIEENKNIVSKFIRCYLPEIYLIPSEATYLLWLDCSRITTDSTMLTQFIRDKTGLYLTSGIEYGENGNGFIRMNIACPQSRLFDGLERFKEGIRAYQQGEIKMEEIDIEKMHQFEDVINMEIFYNKTTQEIMEQYYLQRENADSLAMQDFTLTDEELRVLDQLIKI; encoded by the coding sequence ATGAAAAATCAATTTTCAAAACTGACGAACCGCTGGAATAGTGGTTCTTTGAAGTGGGAAATTAAAGAGAATGAACTTCCTATGTGGGTAGCGGATATGGATTTTGAAACTGCGCCAGAAATAATCGAGGCTCTAAAACAAAGAGTTGAGCATGGTATTTTTGGATATAACATCGTTCCTGATGAATTCTTTGAAAGTATTCAGACCTGGTGGCTAAAAAGGCATAATTATTATCTAGAAAAAGAGTGGATGTTATTTTGTACAGGGGTAGTCCCAGCAATTTCTTCACTCGTTAGAAAGATGACAAGTGTAGGAGAAAATATTTTAATTCAAGCACCAGTATATAATATTTTTTATAATTCTATTTTAAATAATGGACGGCATATTATTTCGAGTGATTTAATTTTTGATGGAAAAGAATATTATATTGATTTTGTAGATTTAGAAATGAAGCTGGCAGATCCTCAAACAACTATGATGATTCTTTGTAATCCACATAATCCAATTGGAAAAATATGGGACATTGAATCATTAGAGCGGATCGGTGAAATGTGCGCTAAATATAATGTTTTAGTAATTAGTGACGAGATTCATTGTGATCTTACTGCACCTAATAAGAATTATATTCCGTTTGCTAGTGTTTCAAAAGTTAATCAGATGAATAGTATTACTTGTATTGCTCCAACTAAAGCTTTTAATTTAGCTGGACTACAAACTGCTTGTATTGTTGTCGCTAATCCACAATTACGACATAAGGTAAATCGGGGCATTAATACTGATGAAGTGGCAGAACCTAATAGTTTTGCTATTACGGCAACAGTTGCTGCGTTTACTAAAGGGGCAGTGTGGCTTGATGAATTGAGGGAATATATTGAAGAAAATAAAAATATAGTATCTAAATTTATTCGATGCTATTTACCAGAAATTTATTTAATTCCTAGTGAGGCTACTTATTTATTGTGGCTTGATTGTTCACGAATAACAACTGACAGTACAATGTTAACACAATTTATTCGCGATAAGACGGGTTTGTATTTGACTAGCGGAATTGAGTATGGTGAAAATGGTAATGGATTTATTCGAATGAATATAGCTTGTCCACAATCACGATTATTCGACGGTTTAGAGAGATTTAAAGAGGGTATAAGAGCCTATCAGCAAGGAGAAATAAAAATGGAAGAGATTGACATAGAAAAAATGCATCAATTTGAAGATGTTATTAATATGGAAATATTTTATAATAAAACTACTCAAGAAATTATGGAACAATACTATTTGCAAAGAGAAAATGCAGATTCTCTAGCAATGCAAGATTTTACGTTGACTGACGAAGAATTAAGGGTGTTGGATCAATTAATAAAAATTTAA
- a CDS encoding DUF3737 family protein yields MEIIKQKYLSGERALFKSNNLKIEDSIFADGESPLKESKDIEINETIFKWKYPLWYCNDVKVTNSTLLETARSGIWYTKNISIIDSVIEAPKTFRRAQNIYLENVDLPIAQETLWNCTDIVLKAARVHGDYFGFNSINIKIDDLNLTGNYSFDGGRNIEVHNSKLISKDAFWNCENVTVYDSTIIGEYLGWNSKNITFINCTIESLQGLCYIENLKLINCKLINTTLAFEYSTVEVEVNSHIDSVVNPISGVIKAHSIGELILDKTKINPSETKIVITNPPIKSQTNIECICC; encoded by the coding sequence ATGGAAATAATTAAACAAAAATATTTAAGCGGTGAAAGAGCACTTTTTAAAAGTAATAATCTAAAAATTGAAGATTCTATTTTTGCTGATGGTGAATCACCGTTAAAGGAAAGTAAGGATATAGAAATCAATGAGACTATTTTTAAATGGAAATATCCATTATGGTATTGTAATGATGTTAAAGTCACTAATTCAACATTGTTGGAAACGGCACGCTCAGGAATTTGGTACACTAAAAATATTAGTATTATAGATAGTGTTATTGAGGCACCAAAAACATTTCGTCGAGCACAAAATATTTATTTAGAAAATGTAGATTTGCCAATAGCGCAAGAAACGCTTTGGAATTGCACGGATATTGTTTTAAAGGCAGCGAGGGTACATGGTGACTATTTTGGGTTTAATAGTATAAATATTAAGATTGATGATTTGAATTTAACAGGAAATTATAGTTTTGATGGTGGAAGAAATATTGAAGTGCATAATTCAAAGCTGATTTCAAAAGATGCCTTTTGGAATTGTGAAAATGTTACAGTTTATGATTCAACGATCATTGGTGAATATTTAGGATGGAATTCTAAAAATATAACGTTTATAAATTGTACGATTGAGAGTTTACAAGGACTTTGTTATATTGAAAATTTAAAACTGATTAACTGCAAACTTATTAATACAACACTTGCATTTGAATATTCTACAGTTGAAGTTGAGGTAAATTCGCATATTGATAGTGTTGTGAATCCAATCTCAGGTGTAATTAAAGCACATAGTATCGGTGAATTAATTCTAGACAAGACCAAAATAAATCCTAGTGAAACAAAAATTGTGATAACAAATCCTCCAATAAAAAGCCAAACAAATATCGAATGTATATGTTGTTAG
- a CDS encoding cyclophilin-like fold protein — protein sequence MIKIKIEINGQMFLATLDDTPTSQALLEKLPMVLTMKELNGNEKFYNLEYSLPVTSQSVNQINKGDLMLFHDNCLVLFYQDFLSKYQYTRIGQIDDAGNINQIVGAGDLVVSFMKYRNGEENGNN from the coding sequence ATGATAAAAATAAAGATTGAGATTAATGGACAAATGTTTTTAGCTACATTAGATGATACTCCAACATCCCAGGCTTTATTGGAAAAATTGCCGATGGTACTTACAATGAAAGAGTTAAATGGTAATGAAAAATTCTATAATTTAGAATACTCTTTGCCAGTAACTAGTCAATCAGTTAATCAAATTAATAAAGGAGACTTGATGCTATTTCATGACAATTGCTTAGTATTATTCTATCAAGACTTCTTATCTAAGTATCAGTATACGCGAATTGGTCAAATAGATGATGCAGGTAATATAAATCAAATTGTGGGTGCAGGAGATCTAGTAGTTAGCTTTATGAAATATAGAAATGGAGAAGAAAATGGAAATAATTAA